In Fimbriimonadaceae bacterium, the following are encoded in one genomic region:
- a CDS encoding sigma-70 family RNA polymerase sigma factor, with the protein MADIERLIITHRDAIYRQMLRVCGNHDDAEDALATAILSALKASEQLRDPSSFQGWLAMIGRRACARLKGRMKESKFASLEALQALGFEASNGAPGPDEAGELAELQNCVREAIAGVPELYREVYVRREILGEPAAEVAASMDLSVPALKSRLHRARQMVRAALDDGLGCPEASV; encoded by the coding sequence GTGGCAGACATCGAACGCCTCATCATCACGCATCGCGACGCCATCTACCGGCAGATGCTTCGCGTGTGCGGCAACCACGACGACGCCGAGGACGCGCTGGCCACGGCGATCCTCTCGGCCCTCAAGGCGTCCGAGCAGCTCCGCGATCCTTCGAGCTTCCAGGGTTGGCTTGCCATGATCGGCCGACGTGCCTGCGCGCGGCTGAAGGGCCGTATGAAGGAGTCGAAGTTCGCCTCGCTGGAGGCCTTGCAAGCCCTGGGCTTCGAGGCGTCGAATGGGGCGCCGGGCCCGGACGAGGCGGGCGAACTCGCCGAGCTCCAGAATTGCGTCAGGGAAGCGATCGCCGGCGTTCCGGAGCTGTACCGGGAGGTCTATGTGCGCCGCGAGATCCTCGGCGAGCCCGCGGCGGAAGTGGCGGCGTCGATGGACCTCAGCGTGCCCGCGCTCAAGTCGAGGCTCCACCGCGCCAGGCAGATGGTCCGAGCCG